A region from the Lolium perenne isolate Kyuss_39 chromosome 4, Kyuss_2.0, whole genome shotgun sequence genome encodes:
- the LOC127332303 gene encoding small ribosomal subunit protein uS4y: MVHVNFYRNYGKTFKKPRRPYEKERLDAELKLVGEYGLRCKRELWRVQYALSRIRNAARELLTLDEKNPRRIFEGAALLRRMNRYGLLSEDQNKLDYVLALTVENFLQRRLQTIVFKNGMAKSIHHARVLIRQRHIRVGRQLVNIPSFMVRVDTEKHVDFSLTSPLGGGEPGRVKRKNQKKAAGGGGGDGDEEEE, encoded by the exons ATGGTGCACGTCAACTTCTACCGCAACT ACGGTAAGACTTTCAAGAAGCCAAGGCGTCCGTATGAGAAGGAGCGTCTCGATGCTGAGCTGAAACTGGTGGGGGAGTATGGCCTCAGGTGCAAGCGTGAGCTGTGGCGTGTGCAGTATGCCCTTAGCCGGATCCGCAATGCTGCAAGGGAGCTGCTCACCCTTGATGAGAAGAATCCTCGTCGTATCTTTGAGGGCGCGGCTCTTCTGCGACGCATGAACCGCTATGGTCTCCTTTCTGAGGACCAGAACAAGCTTGATTACGTGCTTGCGCTCACTGTCGAGAACTTCCTTCAGCGCCGCCTCCAGACCATTGTCTTCAAGAATGGCATGGCAAAATCCATCCATCATGCTCGTGTGCTCATCAGACAACGCCACATCAG AGTTGGGAGGCAGCTTGTCAACATTCCGTCGTTCATGGTGAGAGTTGACACTGAGAAGCACGTCGACTTCTCCCTGACCAGCCCACTTGGTGGTGGTGAGCCTggaagggtcaagaggaagaaccAAAAGAAGGctgcaggtggtggtggtggtgatggtgatgaggaAGAGGAGTGA